Proteins found in one Apostichopus japonicus isolate 1M-3 chromosome 16, ASM3797524v1, whole genome shotgun sequence genomic segment:
- the LOC139982544 gene encoding uncharacterized protein yields the protein MSSVRYLFMYGNENKKIEREGSNTKEQLEVKASEVFQLKEKIKLQCWDRSFEEWRDLEPQEAFPTNTKFLIILLSASQCTSSSNRCPLASDVSPSLLTDPPPNLPTSSASTIFSTRTDANWDLHFQLPEFSSAIVDKLQTGSPPLKEAERSAMLEAIYNAVKVYTYYPKTMQYERIIQKLFKVYPKLANQPNMSTGDVQSIWKIRLQYKFSNARKREDNSIPVVQSRKRVRPSLHLPQVPAARKTPPQWGMINYLPQRQESEDDKSIESHIQWLKRENAKKKPHYSRVTEAMSATFSDRRQLIVKEGVSVKQVQELYPWLFDEDEIILEFQRIGSSSIRDLIHDGFTKYADAIVTTVKNKKSRPNLVDKAIGDILKYKDESTRHEATKYAAVIAVPTLVNEKLESMLSVVDETHEVKLPVIMEMFEGEEEVSSYTVKVDGFKVTESSNFMSAFAVYLATFYIFNLVYPTALKKTLNFYQRMILNIQDGLPVDKTVMRVVEKINMNM from the exons ATGTCGTCAGTTCG ATATCTTTTCATGTAtggcaatgaaaacaaaaaaatagaaagagaaGGCAGTAATACAAAAGAACAATTGGAAGTCAAGGCTTCTGAAGTGTTCCAACTGAAGGAAAAAATTAAGCTGCAGTGTTGGGATAGGAGCTTTGAAGAATGGAGGGACCTTGAACCCCAAGAAGCATTTCCAACTAACACAAagtttttgataattttgttaTCTGCTTCTCAATGCACTTCAAGTTCTAATCG ATGCCCTCTTGCTAGTGACGTGTCACCATCACTGTTGACAGATCCACCACCAAACCTCCCAACCTCATCTGCAAGTACAATTTTTTCAACTCGTACTGACGCCAACTGGGACCTTCATTTTCAGCTACCAGAGTTTTCATCGGCTATTGTTGATAAACTTCAAACTGGGTCTCCACCTCTGAAAGAAGCAGAACGGTCTGCGATGCTGGAAGCCATCTACAATGCAGTCAAAGTATATACTTA TTACCCGAAGACTATGCAGTATGAGCGTATTATTCAGAAGTTGTTTAAAGTCTACCCCAAGCTTGCCAACCAGCCAAATATGTCAACAGGAGATGTTCAG TCCATCTGGAAAATCAGACTTcaatacaaattttcaaatgcAAGAAAGAGGGAGGACAACTCAATCCCTGTGGTGCAGTCACGGAAAAGAGTGAGACCATCTCTTCATCTTCCCCAAGTGCCTGCTGCCAGAAAAACTCCACCACAATGGGGTATGATTAACTATCTCCCACAAAGACAAGAATCAGAAGATGACAAGTCCATTGAATCCCATATTCAGTGGTTGAAAAGGGAGAACGCCAAGAAGAAACCTCACTACTCCAGGGTGACAGAGGCAATGTCAGCAACATTCTCAGATCGAAGACAACTGATTGTTAAAGAAGGTGTTTCTGTGAAGCAGGTCCAGGAGCTGTACCCATGGCTTTTCGATGAAGATGAG ATAATTTTGGAATTCCAGAGAATTGGATCCTCCTCAATTAGGGACCTGATACATGATGGCTTCACCAAATATGCTGATGCTATTGTAACAACGGTGAAGAATAAGAAAAGCCGACCAAACCTTGTAGACAAAGCTATTGgagacattttgaaatataagGATGAGAGCACAAGGCATG aggcCACTAAATATGCTGCAGTGATTGCAGTACCAACCCTTGTTAACGAGAAGTTGGAAAGTATGCTCTCGGTGGTTGATGAAACT CATGAAGTTAAACTTCCAGTGATCATGGAAATGTTTGAAGGTGAAGAAGAAGTCAGCAGCTACACAGTTAAAGTTGATGGCTTCAAAGTCACAgaatcatccaatttcatgtcAGCTTTTGCTGTCTACTTGGctacattttatatatttaacttgGTTTATCCAACAGCTCTGAAGAAAACCCTAAACTTCTACCAGAGGATGATTTTAAACATCCAGGATGGACTCCCAGTTGACAAGACAGTTATGAGAGTtgtagaaaaaataaatatgaatatgtaa